The Cucurbita pepo subsp. pepo cultivar mu-cu-16 chromosome LG05, ASM280686v2, whole genome shotgun sequence nucleotide sequence GCAACTGGAGGGTCAGTGTCAATGCATTTTCTTTGAATGTACAAGAAGCACCCAAAACTGATGTTGCTCCTTGGACTTCATTTTATTGAAGTGCATGCTCAACTATTTTTCACCTTCTGTTTCCCACATCTTATGTTGTGAAAACCTACAGCTTAAGCCAGGAAAAAAGTTTACCTGTCtattgataaaaaatttcacGCAGCAGTTATGCGCTTGGAAAATTATCTGTTTAACATGTTTAACTGTTCtcattttcccttttgatAACTGGATGCGATTCTAACTGTGAACAGTTTTTTTCTGCAGAAGTCAGCAATCAAATGTTAGAACTTTATGAGCAAAATCGACTGCCACCTTCTGGTGAAGCTGATGGAAACATTGGAAGTGGTCCCACTAATCAACCCACAACAAAAGCTCCTACTAACAGTGAGGAACGGGCTGTAACGGACAGTCGTGCACTTGGTGCAGGTATTGCTACTTCAAGACTCGGAACCTCAAAAGCTGGTTCATCTAGGCCAGCATCTGAACACTCATTTGCAGGTGATCAGCCGTCGAGAGCAATGCAGAATCATAGTGTTGAAAGTTCAAATGTAAATTTTAGAAGTCCTTCCAATCACAAAACGGGTAGTGAATCCAAGGTTCGACAGGAGATGGAGCCATCGGCTTTCCACGACAAGGGAAAGGCTCAAAACTCGACAAGGCTGATGTCAGAGGGATTGGATGAGCAAGACCGTAGTATCGGAAGTTCAAATGTAAATTTTGGAAACGATATGAAGATAAATGAAACGAGGGATGCAATGGAACTGAAAGACAAACATGTAATACGAAATATAGATTTTAGAGAAGGTACATTTGGCAAACCTCAGGAAGCTATCAAGATTGATAAGGATAAAGTAAAGGCTGCGCTTGAGAAACGAAGGAAATCTCTTGGCAGTATGACCCAGAAAAAAGAATTGGTGGATGAGGATGACCTCATTGAAAGGGAGTTGGAAGCTGGGGTTGAAATGGCTGCTGGCAGTGAGAAAAACAAGCGAGAACAGAGGCAAAGTTGGAATAAGTCATCGAATAAACAGGAACCCGAGGATTCGTATCAAGATAAACATCGAGAGGATGATAGAGATGAGCATCCGAAACGAATGCGGCAACAACCATTGTACAATCTAGATTCTAGCAACATGGAAGAAGGTGAGTTTGCAGATGCTAATGAAGTTGGTTATGGGTATCAGGAGTCCCCAAAATCGAACAACGGTCGCAAGAGAGGCAGGGAGCTCACAGGCTAGACTTTTGAAGAGAAAGCGAAGGCAAGGTGTGTCGTGTCGTGTTGGTGCAGCTGCTCAAACAGGAGTGACCACGAGAATCATATACCGGAGAATAAATGCTTGACAAGCTCACCAGAGTTTTATTCAGAATGTTTTAGGTAGTAGTCTTTCCTAGAATCACTCGTTGTCCAAGATTCGATGTAGCTGTTCAGTTGAGAAATTCAGATTTAAAGGCTACGCTCTCCACGGATCCTCTTAGAGCCTGATGTTTGTATGGCAGCTTCTGCTATGCTTTCATGTAATTCACGACTTTTAACAAAGCAACGATTTTGAATTACTCTATGGAGGGTCTCTTTGACAACATCATAAGAATTTGTGATGATTAAATTGTTACATTTATAAATCGAGCTACTAATATTTCTTCAAAAGCCAAATTTGGGCTTGGTCCTCGCATGATCCAAGAAAAATATGTTTCGAGTTTTATCGAGAAGTTTTCTTGAAATTAGCCCTAATTGAGGGAGTTGA carries:
- the LOC111794651 gene encoding cyclin-T1-3-like isoform X1, producing the protein MIGVVAAYSILFDMHMENLSSTEPSHQAIYENSDSKQSQDGLEDGSRWYFSRKELEEYSPSRQDGIDLKKETYLRKSYCTFLQDLGMRLKVPQVTIATAIIFCHRFFLRQSHAKNDRRTIATVCMFLAGKVEETPRPLKDVIMVSYEIINKKDPTAAQKIRQKEVYERQKELILLGERVVLATLGFDLNVHHPYKPLVEAIKKFKVAQNALAQVAWNFVNDGLRTSLCLQFKPHHIAAGAVFLAAKFLKVKLPSDGEKVWWQEFDVTPRQLEEVSNQMLELYEQNRLPPSGEADGNIGSGPTNQPTTKAPTNSEERAVTDSRALGAGIATSRLGTSKAGSSRPASEHSFAGDQPSRAMQNHSVESSNVNFRSPSNHKTGSESKVRQEMEPSAFHDKGKAQNSTRLMSEGLDEQDRSIGSSNVNFGNDMKINETRDAMELKDKHVIRNIDFREGTFGKPQEAIKIDKDKVKAALEKRRKSLGSMTQKKELVDEDDLIERELEAGVEMAAGSEKNKREQRQSWNKSSNKQEPEDSYQDKHREDDRDEHPKRMRQQPLYNLDSSNMEEGEFADANEVGYGYQESPKSNNGRKRGRELTG
- the LOC111794651 gene encoding cyclin-T1-3-like isoform X2 — protein: MHMENLSSTEPSHQAIYENSDSKQSQDGLEDGSRWYFSRKELEEYSPSRQDGIDLKKETYLRKSYCTFLQDLGMRLKVPQVTIATAIIFCHRFFLRQSHAKNDRRTIATVCMFLAGKVEETPRPLKDVIMVSYEIINKKDPTAAQKIRQKEVYERQKELILLGERVVLATLGFDLNVHHPYKPLVEAIKKFKVAQNALAQVAWNFVNDGLRTSLCLQFKPHHIAAGAVFLAAKFLKVKLPSDGEKVWWQEFDVTPRQLEEVSNQMLELYEQNRLPPSGEADGNIGSGPTNQPTTKAPTNSEERAVTDSRALGAGIATSRLGTSKAGSSRPASEHSFAGDQPSRAMQNHSVESSNVNFRSPSNHKTGSESKVRQEMEPSAFHDKGKAQNSTRLMSEGLDEQDRSIGSSNVNFGNDMKINETRDAMELKDKHVIRNIDFREGTFGKPQEAIKIDKDKVKAALEKRRKSLGSMTQKKELVDEDDLIERELEAGVEMAAGSEKNKREQRQSWNKSSNKQEPEDSYQDKHREDDRDEHPKRMRQQPLYNLDSSNMEEGEFADANEVGYGYQESPKSNNGRKRGRELTG
- the LOC111794651 gene encoding cyclin-T1-3-like isoform X3, with the translated sequence MIGVVAAYSILFDMHMENLSSTEPSHQAIYENSDSKQSQDGLEDGSRWYFSRKELEEYSPSRQDGIDLKKETYLRKSYCTFLQDLGMRLKVPQVTIATAIIFCHRFFLRQSHAKNDRRTIATVCMFLAGKVEETPRPLKDVIMVSYEIINKKDPTAAQKIRQKEVYERQKELILLGERVVLATLGFDLNVHHPYKPLVEAIKKFKVAQNALAQVAWNFVNDGLRTSLCLQFKPHHIAAGAVFLAAKFLKVKLPSDGEKVWWQEFDVTPRQLEEVSNQMLELYEQNRLPPSGEADGNIGSGPTNQPTTKAPTNSEERAVTDSRALGAGDQPSRAMQNHSVESSNVNFRSPSNHKTGSESKVRQEMEPSAFHDKGKAQNSTRLMSEGLDEQDRSIGSSNVNFGNDMKINETRDAMELKDKHVIRNIDFREGTFGKPQEAIKIDKDKVKAALEKRRKSLGSMTQKKELVDEDDLIERELEAGVEMAAGSEKNKREQRQSWNKSSNKQEPEDSYQDKHREDDRDEHPKRMRQQPLYNLDSSNMEEGEFADANEVGYGYQESPKSNNGRKRGRELTG